aacatagcagattcattaaagctaacatttctgctaataacaaccttctgggtttcaggtttccataatttaaaacctttaacaccagacatataaccaagaaagatgcacttaacagccctaggctccaattttccattatcaacatgagcataagcagtgcaaccaaaaactctcaactgtgaataatcagcaggtgaaccagaccatacctcaattggagttttcttattaagagcaatagatggtgaacgattaatgagataacaagcagtggaagcggcctcagcccaaaaacgcctatgcaaacctgcattggacaacatgcaacgggctctggaaataatggtcctgttcatacgctcagcaacacgttttgttgaggagtataaggaacggggtagtgtctgacaatgccttcagacttgcaataattcttaaattgcttagagcagaattccataccattatcagtgcgaagtattttaaccttcctttcagtttgtctttcaatcataatcttccactccttaaatgctgagaatgcttcatatttatgcttcaagaaataaggccaaacttttctcgaataatcatcaataatagtcagcatgtaactagcaccacctaATGACTTtctgcgagatggtccccataaatcagaatgcacataatcaagaataccttcggttgtatgagtcgaagtgttgaacttcaccctcttgtgcttgccgaagatacaatgctcacaaaattttaatttaccaggttcatatccatcaagaagacctctcttatttaactcggccaaaccaagttcactcatatgtccaagacgcatatgccaaaggttagcagcatcacaatcagtattctttgaaacaactggagtagcgttacctgaaacggtagaacctggaaggtaataaagaccattggtcgaacttaagtcacctttcatcacaacaagcgagcctttggtgaccttcaaaacactatcttcacctgaatacttgtacccctttgcatcaagggcactaacagagataagatttctcttcatcttcggaatataccgaacatctttcatagttcttattatgccatcaaacatcttgattcgaataggACCTATGCCTTCAAtattgcatggtgaattatcaaaacccaaaacggaaccaaCAGAAGTAGTGGAATGAAAAGTAATAAACCAATCTCTATGCGGGCACATATGAAAAGTACATGCAGtatcaagtacccactcatcattggtctcagcacatccagcaataacgacaagagcatcatcggaactatcatcacgagcaacgttagcagaattttcaccttgtttgttacctttcctcttttctttattctgcaacttgaaacactctgaGATGTCATGCCCATCTCTCTTGCAATATCTGCAATAATTCTTGTCTTTGGATTGTGACCGGCCCCTGTAGCCGTTCTTACTTTTGCCTTTGTTTCCATTATTGGaattcttctcctttgtcctgccacgaacagataatccctctgcttgggatgaacttgaaccatcatgaggcaccattaatttcatcttctccttagagttcaaagcttcataaacttcattaagcgtgagagtatcacgactgtataatattgtgtctctaaaattggtataggaacttggcagtgaacaaagtaacattaaagcagtatcttcctcttcatacttaacctccattgcagctagatcggATATAATCTCcttaaattctgaaatatgattcaaaacattaccttCCTCGGGGaacctgtgcaggaataatttttgcttcagatgcatcttgctgatgagatatttagtcatgcaaattccttccagctttaaccatagagcggcggcagttttctcgctcaaaacttcctgcaaaatattattatgcaaatggagttgaatttgtgacaaaggcttacaatcaattcttttctcctcatcaGTCCAGTCCTGAATTCTGTTCTTTTcaaaactatccagtgcttcatcatagtcggactgtgccaacaacgcccgcatcttgacttgccatagggtaaaccttgtgtcacggcCCAGCAGCGAAAGATCGTACTTCATGGATGCCATGAGTCGATAAAACTGTGTACACAAAGTACTACAAGCCGAACGAAAATTCTTGATAGAATTAATTTGTGGAGCGAATAAAAAATAATGATTAAATAGCACCTGATAGCCTCCGATGTACACGTAGAAAGTACTAATGACTAGTACTAGTTTCACGTAGCAACAGTAGCACTAGCAAATCAACAGGTACTGTGGCCACGTAATCTCACGTGAGTAAGTAGCAGCAGCAGCTTCGGTTCAAATTCCCGTGGACTTACAGCTGTCTTCACGTCAGTAGCAGCAAATGGCTTCCTCGGGACTTGGACGAAACCCACGCACTTCGGCTGTGAAAGTTGTAGCAGCGGCAGATTACGCACATGGGACGAGCGCACGATAGGCGAGGGCGGCGGGTAGCAGATCGCAAATCGCAGAAGTGGAAATTGATTTTGTGTCGGATTCGACGGATCGCCGTGACGCTGGCGACGGACATGCAACCCTAATCTCTCCGGTCTCAAATCTCGTATCTGAACCTCAGCTCTGTATACCACTTGTTAAATAATAACGAGAATAAACGAAACACgggagacacggatttttacgtagAAACCCTTGCGGAAGAAAATCACGGACGCACAAAGGTGCAATCACTAtaaggaggagtattacaagcacgagacgacaggccgtctgaggtgcgactacattggatatatatgaggggcaacacataggagtccttgtaggacaagtaaacgagttgtactcgtacgcgtcggtaccaatgcaaaaggcccacaccgtatgtactatGTCTAGTCTAATACGGTACTAGAATTTagatcacaatttaacaatctaCACTTTTACATATGTGATCACACAAATATATAGATGCTGGAGTGCTGATACGTACCAGAAATGTATGTCCACAGATATAGTTATATATGGGATTGTATTCTAATGTAAATTTAGCTTTCATATTCAGTTTTGGTCTCTCGAAGCAACGCGGCGCAGCTTCTCCGTCCAGTCCCATGTCTTCGTCTTTGATCAGTGAGTACCGCTGAGCAAAATtttctcttctcttcttcatatTTTTCCTTGCGACTACCGTGGTTCCAAATCCCATGATCATTCTATGTTCTTTTCATCTTATTGACATGAATTTTGCCTTGGAAAAATCGTTCTGATGTACATGTTCTACTATCGAAGTTTTCTCAATATTGTGAATGAAAAGCACTGGTGCAGCATCCCATTTGTGCTCATGCTTTAAAAGGTATGCAACTATCAAAGTTTCTTATTTTCAGAAATTGGCTTctacttgaagtgaagaacttatgCGGACAGTTTGGCAGATTCAGTGGCAAGATTTTTTTGCACGCTCTCAGTGGAAGATTTCAGAAAATTGTTGATTTTTCTGCCAGAAAATTGCCCATTTGAACTGCTCTTATCTGGTTAGTTTAGTGATTTTGTTCTTTTCTGTTGAATGCACACCTCACTGCTTGACCACAACAACAATGAGAATAATAACATCATGGTGCTCCCCATAGTTGGTATGGGGGGAACTGGTAAGACTACTCTTGCCCAACTTGTGCACAATGATGAGACGGTGAAGCATCACTTTGAGTTGGTCATATGGGTTTGCGTCTCTGACAAGTTTGTCTTCGAAGAAATTATTCGATCTATAATCCAAGTGGTCACATTGAACAAGTGTGAATTGACTGAGATGGAAGCACTGCAGAAGAAACTTGGTGAAGTGTTGGGAAAGAAAATGTGCCTCCTAGTGCTGGATGATGTTTGGAATGAAGATAGACAAAAATGGGATGATATGAGATCTCTGCTATGCTCACATGTTGTCTCAAGCAGTGCTATAATTGTTACAAGCCGCAGCGATCAAGTTGCTTCTATCATGGGTACACATCCTCCACATCAGATATCACTTTTAAATGAGGATCAGTCGTGGGAGCTTTTCAACAGAAACACATTTGGAAGGGGAGTAGAGAAGCAAGACGAATTCATATCAATGGCCAAGAGTATTGTCCACAAGTGTAAGGGATTGCCTCTTGCCATCAAGACTATACCAGCTTTACTTCGTTCCAAGAATCACAGTCATTGGTTTTCTATTGTTGATAGTGATGTATGGAAGAGTGACATCCTCGCTACTGGGATTGCACCTGCACTACACCTGAGCTATGATCACTTGTCATCAGAAGAGAAAATATGTTTTTCATTATGTGCTATTCTCCCCAAGGATAGGCTCATGGATAAAGACATGTTAATCCAGCTATGGATGGCAAATGACTTAATTGCATCAGAAACAAGAGGCCAACAAATTTTCGATGTGCTAGTTTGGAGATGTTTCCTCCAAGATGTCGAGATTTAAAAGAACCGGCTCTTAATGATTGGAGACGAGTTCATCCACCAACCAACTACTTGCAAGATGCATGATCTTATGCATGATCTTGCTGGCTTTGTAAGCGAAAATGATTGCTCCATTCTGCAAGAATCTTCATCAAGTCAAGAAAGTCTGCAAGGATCCACATATGCCAGTTCATTAGAGCATGAGGTTCGATATTTGTCACTTGATCATGTCAGCAATGATACTATTGCAACCACGAAGGAAATGCTAGCTCCCCGACCCCGCACGATATTAGTCCACCCGAACTGGAATGATTTTGGGATGGACTATGGGACTCGGCTGAGTACGGCCAAGTCAAAATTCATGTCCTTGCGAGCATTGAGGACATGCTCAATCGAGACACATATGACAAGTATGAAGCATCTTAGCTATCTAGAGTGTTCTGATTCTGATATATCTGCATTGCCTGAAGCCATTACCATGTTGTATAGCCTGCAAACATTGAAGCTCATTTGTTGTGACAAACTTAAGAAATTACCAGAAGGCATGAGATATATGCTCAGTCTTCGACACCCCTTCCTCATTGGGTGTTTCCATTCGGAGTGCATGCCACAAGGTATTGGTAAGCTGAATTCTCTGCAGACATTGATGACTTATGTCATTGATAGTGAAGAAGGCCGTGGAATTGATCAACTGAAAGATTTGAATCTAGGTGGGGGTCTTTCTTTGACAGAGCTGAGAAAAGTGCATAGTGCAGAAAGTGCTAAACAAGGCAATATATTCGCCAAGCATAATTTGAAAAGATTGGCACTCGATTGGGGTGGGCCTTTTATAAGAAGAGATGGAGATGAAGTGGGTACTGATGCAGAAGGAATATTAGAGGCCCTTCGTCCTCACAAAACGCTTGAAGGTTTACTGTTACGTAATTATAACGGTGCCAAATTCTCATCATGGATGCACGACTCTACACTGTTAGAACATCTCAGTGCACTTTGTCTAAGTCAGTGCAGGAACTGCAAGGATGTTCCACCATTGTGGCAGCTGCCCTCTCTCGTGTACTTGCATTTGTTTGGTTTGGATAGATTGACAAGTATATGCATCGGTAATTATGATTATGATACAAACAACGTGGAGTCATGTATTTCTCCACCACCCTTCTTTCCTAAATTGGAAACCTTGAAAGTTTTCTACTAGAGAGATGGCACCAGGAGGTGGCAGGACAAGTAGCGATTGCATCATTCCTCGGCTCAAGACGCTATGGATTGTTGGATGCCCAAGGTTATGTCAGCGTGCCTCAACTATGTTGGATATGTCAGCGTGGTTCTGTCTGTCAACATGGAAAAATGCACGCTGTAGGAGCACTAATTAGTGACACATACACATAACTGATACCTGTATTGTAATGATTCTGTTGGAACTTCGCCACATGATCAATCACATCAATTCACGATGAACACGCGCACACaaatttttatttccttttttgttttctctacACGGTTGATACAAAATCCACGACCTGACCTGAGTATATATGTTACCTAACCTACACCTAACGCGTCAACACGGACAACCTAGTGTTGCACGGATACAACACTAGCCTAGTTTATGACTCAGACTTTGACACGACTTGGACTAGTACCCGTACATGTACTAGCTACTAGGTAACGGCTAGCAGCCGGACTCATGCACGTAGCACTAATTGCATGTAGACTAGCTTTGCATCTAACTCAAACTCAAGATTATATCTAACAGATTCAAGCCAGAAGCTCACATTGAAAAACTGGTTAATACTTGTGGATGTGTGCTGGCACCGGGTTCTCTATAGGGGGAGGCAGCTCCAACTGCAGAAAACCAAATTGCCTCATAACCCTCTGTTGTGCCATCTCCTTGACGAAGACATCAAAGATGATTTTTGATTTTGTCATCCAGCTCGGTCTCTTGTGCATAGCACAGACATACCACCAGGGTATCTCGCTTGTATGGCTGCTTCCGTGTAGGGCTGCTAGATGACCCCAGTGTACGCATCGAACTGCTCGTTCAATGCTGTGTATGCCTTCCTGGTCTGATCACTAGCAAAGCGTctctgcagaaaacaaaagttatcGAACTATCTCTTGTGCAGAAAAAAGTTGCATTAAACTACAAAACGGTGCATACCTCGCGACGTGTCCAACACAGACCGAAAGTAGGCATGTCGATGCCGTCAACATCAAACATGGCGTCTATAGGCTCACGAACACGTATATCTGGTCGCCCTATAGAGAACCTTTCCCACGACCACAGCTATAGGAATAGAGGGCATCCAAGAAGGGCTGGCTTTTTCGATATAAGCTGGCAACCGTTGCACATACCTCGGTATGTAGCCGCCAAGACCGCCGAACCCCCACTCCTCTGTCTGATATGATCCGCCGTCTGAGCGCTCGCTATCTCGAGTGCCATAGGGATATAGAGCGTGCTAATAGTGGTGACATGGTTCTCTATGAACATCACCTTGCCGAAAAGCCACATTAAGTAGGCCTCCATGCTCCGAGTGATCTGTTCCGTAGCCAACGGCGCCCGGAAGTTCTGGATCTGCATTAAGCAAAGAGAAAGTTTTAGTAAGCCGCAGTTATTTTCTGTAAAACCATATGCATGATAACTTGAAGATAATAGGTAGGGGAAATTACCCGGAAATTGAGCAACCACTCATACTTAGGTCCGTGATGCTCCTATACCGGATCCGGAGCATCCGGAAAAACACCATGAAAACGTTGTGTAAGAGCTCGCTCCTAATCAGCCTGTGCGTCCAACGGTCCTATGGCATGAACTGCCAATGGTAGTCCGAGCAAAAGTGACAAATCCTCCAGAGTAGGAGCCATCTCTCCCCATCGGAAGTGAAACATGTGGGTCTCTGGCCTCCAACGGTCCACTAAGCAGCTCAGCAAGGACGCGTCGATGGCGAGGAGTTTCTCACCCGGTATAGACTCAACCAGACACGCGAAAggtaaaaggccggcccatttcaaCCTTCATCAGAGAACATTTCAGTTAGTGTCTCTCATTAATATGCATGTCAGTGTGCAAGTTAATAAAGCACGTACCGCTGAAGCCATCCTGGGTGTATCATCCAGTTTTCCTTAGGAGTGCGAGTGACCAGAGGCTCAAGCTTGCGCTCATACCCTATCACAGCACGATGACCCCTATCAATGTCCCCATTCAGCAACCACATTCCCGATATTCCTGCACATAAAAAATTCAGAACATAgcaccacacttaatacaaattcataacatagtgtcacacttaataaaaattcagaacatagcgccacacttaatacaaattcataacatagtgtcacacttaataaaaattcagaacatagtgtcacacttaatacaaattcagaacatagtgccacacttaatacaaattcagaacatagtgccacacttaatacaaattcagaacatactaCTGCTAGCTTAGCTTCTTCCTCTCGCCCTTACTCCTCTACTGCCTCGTCCATGCCCAGTGACGaaaatgcactagtagaaaaagggtcaaatttgaagcacattagtgccggtttgtaaaaaaaacggcactaatgtgatcaatagtaccggtttgtggcggcgatcaatagtaccggttcgtggcgaacctttagtactggttcatgccacgaaccggtactaaagaggctgtggcagcctgcggtcaggctatggccccaccatcaccatttagtgccggttcgtaccacgaaccggtactaatgaggttatggcaagctgttttagtcccacctcgctcccctaacaaggcttttaccaccttaaatatgttacttctcaaactatcacaagcacttggtcttcattgaactctatgtgtagaatttgtgaccgcaatatgagtcttcaccggtttataaatcgttgaggactcatattgacaattcagattgtacacaaaaagatcattgataatcaaagtatttttgatgtataagatcatattgaaaattcagactgtaaagaaatataagatcatgatctaaatgctcttatatttttgcgttcagtatgcaccattcaaagcgacgccatcaactttcaactatttctgccttcatttgctatttttcatgcatttaatgatttgttctgaaaagcactacaaatgaactctgaaaaatttgaaacttggcatgatatcatcatttcacccacatagcatgttcaaaaaagtagagagggttacggcaaaaactggatgcacttcgtttacaaactggacaatctctttcgaagtattcgggtttctgacgaaattaaactcatctgttacaaaggcatttcatttttttaaacttattacaactccagactttttgtgcgttcagtatgcaccattcaaagcggcgtcatcaacTTTTAActatttctgccttcatttgctatttttcatgcatttaatgatttgttttgagaactaaatgacctggaaattgaaaagcactataaatgaactctgaaaaagttgaaacttggcatcgtatcctcatttcacccacatagcatgttcgaaaaagtagagagggttacggcaaaaaccggatgcacttcgtttacaaactggacaatctctttcgaagtattcgggtttctgacgaaattaaactcatctgttacaaaggaatttcatttttaaaaacttattacaactccagactttttgtgcattgagtatgcaccattcaaagcgacgccatcaactttcaaccatttctgccttcatttgctatttttcatgcatttaatgatttgttttgagctaaatgaccctgaaattgaaaagcactacaaaatgagatacattagtcccggtttgaatttgagccaacACTAGTGTGTCCATCAGTGCCGGTtccaactgctaggcgggaggagctctttagtaccggttcgtggcgaacctttagcaccagttcgtgccacgaactggtactaatgaggttgtgtcaggtaaggctggggccccaccacgagcacctttagtaccggttcatggcatgaaccagtactactgtttcttagtaagctgttttttagtcccaccttgcgaagagagagggagtaggagcggtttataagccctgagtgcagagacgatgaagaagaggctcaatgctcacgttgcttagcttcaagccttgaggaacatggtagactgcacggagctatgtgcagtgcagtttacactattccgagaggcttgaagctaattaacga
This portion of the Triticum dicoccoides isolate Atlit2015 ecotype Zavitan chromosome 7A, WEW_v2.0, whole genome shotgun sequence genome encodes:
- the LOC119329809 gene encoding putative disease resistance protein RGA3, which produces MHTSLLDHNNNENNNIMVLPIVGMGGTGKTTLAQLVHNDETVKHHFELVIWVCVSDKFVFEEIIRSIIQVVTLNKCELTEMEALQKKLGEVLGKKMCLLVLDDVWNEDRQKWDDMRSLLCSHVVSSSAIIVTSRSDQVASIMGTHPPHQISLLNEDQSWELFNRNTFGRGVEKQDEFISMAKSIVHKCKGLPLAIKTIPALLRSKNHSHWFSIVDSDVWKSDILATGIAPALHLSYDHLSSEEKICFSLCAILPKDRLMDKDMLIQLWMANDLIASETRGQQIFDVQESLQGSTYASSLEHEVRYLSLDHVSNDTIATTKEMLAPRPRTILVHHSECMPQGIGKLNSLQTLMTYVIDSEEGRGIDQLKDLNLGGGLSLTELRKVHSAESAKQGNIFAKHNLKRLALDWGGPFIRRDGDEVGTDAEGILEALRPHKTLEGLLLRCSTIVAAALSRVLAFVWFG